From Rhopalosiphum padi isolate XX-2018 chromosome 2, ASM2088224v1, whole genome shotgun sequence:
tgtatgtttagaattaatgcatatttattaattattgatataatttgtatattaatatttgtttattattgttttttttttaatttattgattttataaataaaataaatttataatatttaattccttTGATTCAGCTATATAGTTACCAATTATTTGTTAGATATTTATTCATTGCTGATGGAAGTTGTTAGGggttaagttttataaatctcaaaaattcacaaaatgcataataataaacatattaataaatttaaattgaatatttaaaaatgatttttatcttgttttatttttttaatattccttcaaaaattataatattataatattcctcCATTATAATTTTGCAAAAATGGAACAGTTTCCAACTAACTGAAGTGGATTTAGCCCAAAAATATTGGGTAGGTACAAGGCCAAATTTTCTGTGTGATTTAATAaggaataaaacattttttttttttagtaaattttatataaaatataaacttaagtaatttgttattaaatagtatttgtgtatttgttttttttaatgtaaactttttaatttccataattatatttttcaagtattaaCTTATACTcaaattgcttttatttttattaattttccttATCAtcattttacagtatttttatatGGTCTTAAATCGCAGTAAAgtccattatataatatataatttaatatatatacagtaaaaactctttataatgaaattcattacaacgaaaaactctatacaatgtaaatataacactatagtggtttgtttgatttatataacctattatataattcttataccCTCTCTATTACAAAATCTTTTGGTCCCTTCAAATTCGTTATAATTTTCACTGTatatagatgaaaaaaaaatattttttttcaatttaacttttaacagATTAACAAACATGTCTGAGTTagatttattaaactaaataattttatatgattataatttatttactcagttcttactacttatattatactaacatataacaacttatgattaaaaatattttataactttataattgtaGAAAAATTTggtataaagaaatattataagtaaatgtaAATAAGTAAACTTAGTTTTCTATAAAGATTCATAAACAATTTCACATGGCTTGTTTATGAGGTTATGAGTATGTTCTTTTTCAATAGATAACAATGCTAAGTCCACaatctaaaatatatcttaGATCATAGTTaagtcatttaatttttattatagttacattatCATGGTTATTATAGTCATCTTGCATCCACcttcttatataattaaataaactacatatatttattttaattttgtgtactaAAGCCTTACTTTTTCTGAGAAATTTATTATCTAAAGAAATGAGCAAGTATCACTCTGTCATTTAGCTATACATTAATTATCGAGCAGATCATTGTaacatgttaaatttgaattaaattataaatcattgaaaatgaaaaacaattcttaGCAAATACAGTCTATCGTCctatatttctatgtataaaaatgtaatagactttaatagcatattatgtgaagtacgtatatattaatgctccaaaatgaaaatttgaagtCATTGATTAATGTTAATGGATATAGACAATAACATCACTATTCACTGATTACCATAGCTTTGAATAAACAATGTTTCAACagactaaaattaataacaaaaaacccATTTAAAAACTAAGAGTagttttagattaaataatttaattatattagattctAAAAAAGTAGTTTTGGATAATATTGAAATGACAAAAATGGGTGACGTTACAAGATAATTTCTctgtttaatatttgatataaaatatttctgttgTTTGGTATGTATAATGGTAATTCTTTaaagttatgttaaataatataatatgtattgacaaattaatacattaaaattatttaaatataactgtaaGATTTGTTGAtcgtttaataagtatttagtaattagtatttatattaaaaatcatttttataatagtaagcTTTAttctagaataatttaaaaacataaaatcaaagTTAAGTAATTATGAACACTGAAATTGGTTTAGTATGGCAGTATGGGGTTGTAGatacaaaaagtttaaaatataatatgttattatatttattaatgaatttaagtTGTGAATTTAATTATCCATGATatctcataaatattatatatcattggtCCGGtatgaaaaatcaatataatatgtaagatttgattataaataagtttaaaaaagttttagttcatggataatattttaatattatcctgTATTTCAACTTTTAAGACATTTATCAGtctcataagaaaaaaaatagttttcatatatattatatacctacttaactacttttccatatttttcaaatactttatgTAAATCGTTGTTTGTTAAATTGAATGGAAGATTCGAAACATATACTGTACATTTACTTGGAgctaatttattcataatgaatggtaattaaaaatcaaaattcatatcatttaatagaatattaggACATAACACTGATAACTTAATAagtcaaaaaaagaaaatcttagatcacaaatcataatattatcatatactttAATTAACTGTTgtctattactaataattactaatataataatatatataatatatatataatagtaagaaAACTTTTAACTATTGAGTTGCGACTTTGCGAGTACAAGTGTACAACTGACAACTGTCaactgataactgataagatACAGGAAATAGGAATCACATTTCGGAGTCCGATTCAGAATTGCAGAATGCAAACTGCACTCTGCTGTAGTACTATAAAGTACACATTACAACGGTAGGACAGTGCAGCAGCTGCAGCATCAGACTGTTATTGTTGATACACGCTGATATAAaccattcattaaataaaaaatatcattatatattaaaaatgtatatttaatcaatgcctGGTTATCctttaaaatgtctatagcGATACCACGAAAAAAATACACCTATAACTACAGTGGCGTAAGGCGTAACCAGGGTGGTTGGATGTTTAACCTCCGGATTTCCTCCCAATACTTTTCCaccaaaaatatatgtatttttatttatattatattgttattgtatattaatatttcattcattttggtaggtacctacttacagTACAAATATATGACATTCAGTGGCATAGCAAGGGTATGGCGTTATGGCAAATTGTGCCTACGCCAGGGGCGCAAATCAAATTTGTGCTTCAAAATTGACACTTAATTTCTTCTACCTTAATAACGACATTtcttcattatacatttttaaattgaaatatgtatagTTTTGTTTATCTCCAGCCTTAAAGCGagaaaagaaaatttttaaaatttgaaatttacattgtattaatatacctaactgataattattatttattatataatattgtattaattaaatacataaaaagatgttaaataaatatcatattgtcatttttttaatcACTAAAAAGGCGCTTTTTAGTAGATTTGCCAGGGGTATTAATGAGTCTTCCTACGCCACTGATGACATTTGGCAGGCTATAAATAAaaccgattattattattattattattatagatatgctTAAAAATTTTACCAGTTTCGCTTCTACCTTAgtcaaatttcaaatacaaatttgaagaagagaaaataaattaatcgatTGAAATGTACTAAAATTATCTGGATTGCATTAAATAAGCtacaataatagaaataaaaacttgaGAACAAAAATCGGTAgacaggttttttttaaataatgtcctCAACGCTTTTCTAGAATGTAATGAGACAATTTTTCCATCAATATTTAAACTGCTTCAAATCTTAGCAATCCTTCCAGTTACTACTGCTACTAGTGCTACTAGCTAGTAGTAAAAGTTCTTTTTCTACAATGCAAAgattgaatacatatttttagaatatgacTTATGAAAATAGATTAAACAGTTTGAcagttttgattttgattttttattcataaggaAACACAGTCGgaattaaatacctacataaattagccatcaaaacaagaaaaatgtgtttgacgttgttataaactatatattattaattaataatattatttgattgtttatatataacaccataaaaaaataaaaaaaatataaatcaacttTCATATTGAgatgttaataatatagatattatacattattttttttgtatatacaatatacatattatacaccacTAAGGCACTAGCCGCCAGCCGGGTTCTTGTCGTTCTTGAAtagttcaattataatttataagtaacaaaccaaataataacagtaaaaacCTTGATCTTACCCGGTTAGGATCCCCCGGCTCCCCCTATTTCATATCATGGCTTCATAATTgcttatctataaatattgcaCATTATATCAATTTTCAACTGGAAAACAATTTGCAAATTTAGGTGaatttcaaatgcttataaaaataaatcgtacttatacatatttttttacataatatttataagaacaaGTAGgatcttatattacatttttaagcttttggatccagcaaaataatttttaccaaaatattaactgccacataattatatagttcttcaacaatataatatttttttcaagcaatctaacaaattataataatacaaattacagataaagtaaattataatataggtactgatatacaactatacaagtacaTACTATATTGagaaaatatgcataaatatacatactaaataaatacacatgctattatagttatttaagatatataaataataaatatcagaaCCTACCTATGTATTGTTCATACAAAATAAAccacttaaacattaaaatattatttgtattatgtctaaacacatttaaattacattatttaaatacctactgaaaactaagtaatattatgatttctacagcaataaattataatcataaataatgaggtaaaaatgttgttttcattttttaatttcaatgccCACTTTGgagtgataaattttaaatgatgagtttttaaataaaatggaacataatactataacacaataattacaGAGTAACatacaaaactaatataaaatgagaaactataaaaacaaaaatattaatattaataattttattaattaactacataaatacatgtattattatcagacttacacaataattaaataatttggtaaaaaaaaacttttaaacaaaaaattgaaaaactattcatatgataaaattataaaaaacaatataggtatgtacaattaatttttagtaaataatagtacgctttaaaataaaatcaatgtttaacggtttattataaactaaaaacaaacataaattaaatgctTCTAATTACTATTAgtgaacattattaataattatcaacagcaaaatattatatgatcagtctcaatttttaagtaaattaaatatattcagataaaataattatgaaatgacaattgaataaaaaaaaatatatacattaaataaatgtaggaaatagtaaaatattatgtcttataaaaaatgaaacatttatcacaaaatataattttatattatgtaagttaatgaataaaaaaaaagaaaataaacaaacaattggATTCTACAAACAAAATGATATGGAAtagaaataattgatatttattgaaaaatgtgatACTTCTGCAGTggtaaatgtgaaaaaaatagacatttaaaaatatcattcaaaatattacttagttgccaatttaaaattaactttatgttaaagtaatttacatttaaatatgctGGCATGTTGagtacttaaatacaatttatattattattatcaatattatctatGTAAATCAGCCTAATATTTTAactggtttaaaaattattttatcatttggaATGATAACTTGGAAACCATTCATTTCctcataaaactatataatgataattttcagtccttataataaatataatcaatagatTAATTAACTACATCacatacaataatcataattcgTACATCTTAGTTTTATAACAGCAATTATAATACTCAAAGCTTTAAAcatgaaattattttgtttcaccAAGAAAATTCACGACAATTCAAATCCAGTATTTGATGAAATTGCATACCTAAGTTTGTCTCTAAGGATACTTTTTTTCTGATAGTTTGGAAGCTTGAGCAAGTTGAAACAGGTAGAAGCTGAAGGCAGTCTAAGATTTGGATCTTTTTTACGAATAGTGAAGAATCCTCGAATAACACTtactaaaaataagaaaaaaaattataaagtatgaatagaaaaaaatttattttaaatagatttaattgtatttaccaAGCGTGTCACCAAAATCTTCATCGTCTGCTACTTGGACACATCTTATGGAAAATGGTGGCTCCAAATATGCAAATCCCAGTAAAGGTGGTTTTGAACAACTTGTTACAAACTGcaaggtaaatatttaaaacatttattttcaacttagtttaaatttttataaattaagagtAACACATACTTTTAGGAAAAGTGATCTTTCTTTTTCTGTGAAGTCTTTTTGAAGAACTTCCCACAACCACAGAATCACACGATGAGAGTCATGAAATCCTCCATAATATTGTGTAGTTCTTCGAAGATCAAGTAAATCAATAGGAGCGTTATCCCCAGATATAAGTTTTTgaagctaataataaaaattaattgattaaaattaaaaaaaatgaaataaataattatcatttacttCAGGAGTAGAGAATAATGATAGCCATTCAggatttataacatatttaaatccTTTGATAAAAGCTGCTGTTTGTGCTTTGATCTGTGTATGCATAACATAATGGGCCATTAAGTGTACATAATTAATCCTGAAatcattaattacaataataaacattatgatttattataatttataaataaattaatcaaagtttattaataagttaataattaaaagataatatatcaaaacatttttttttgtccttTACCTGTGATTTTTTGAGGATTAGAAATAATTCAAcaccaaaatatttaacaatattattaattttttaaaatttaaatatttgttggtAAATTATGTATTGGGTAATTCTttcaatagtaaatatttattattttaaaagtacgtttttttttatctaatttgaagtgatttataatttttataagaataacacaaattacatttttatttttgtacagagagatagaatatttttctaaaaattatgtatacatattagcAATACATGAGCAGAGTAGACAAAATTATGTGAGGTACACCAGGAAACAGGGACATCCCACTTagctcatctaaactttaaatatttataatgtataatatataaagttataattaattaactactcatttaaagttaattttgtataaattaaaattctcaaaaaaaaataatttgtttaagaatatgaaattaaaatattgttttaaaataatttcaaattatgtagaaaaaaaatttattttaggatAATGAGTGTTCACCGGTAAAAGAATCAcaatgtatgtaaatttaaaataaactacttatCTTAAGCCATAACAGAATAActgacaatatatataatatatatataacacaaatatatattattaaataagtttattataaaataaataatagttatattacttgTTTTGATTAGTAACTGATATTACTCTTCCACCAGGTATAAGATCATGGGTAGTCAATTGACCAAGGTGATTATCAACTACAGAAAAAGTCAAATCTAATTCTGAAACATCGCCTTCATAATGTTTAACAGATGTTAAATTTCGATACAAGTCGTTGTCTAATGAAGGCAACTCATCCATTGAACTATATAGTAGCTCTTGAGTTTGTCCTAATAATTGACTCAAAAAAAATGATGCAAATGGAACTTCAACTACAATACCCTAAAAATTACGTTTCatcaaaaattaactaattaaaatagattgtttaaaataattacctcaTAAACAGCTTTACCCAAAATACGACCAACAAATTCAAATAAGTTCAGATGGTTTTCTTGAATATGTGATGAAGGTGATGGATATAATCGTTGTTCATCTGTAGtacgaaataaatttaatgacgGATCAAATACTCTCTTTATAGTTTCTTCAAGAAattctgtaaatattaatttattattatctaaaataataaatatcaaacagTTTTTGAAAATAGACCTTTGAATACACCATCTTGATCAATTCCTGCTTCATCTAATCCCtgttcatttataaattttactctAATTACACCTTTGAAACGTTTCAGTGACAATtcagatatatatgtataaccatCTTCGATTATTCGATTcctacacatttattttaaaatattttaattacattttttaattagttcattaaattaattttaccttcGTATAGTAATGATAGGTGGCATGAAATTGTCGTTATCATGTAATTCATGTACACCCAAAGCAAACTTCTCTCGAGAAACATACTTTCTAAATAATCGAACACGTGTTTCATGAGAAACTATATGAGGGATTTCTTGAATTAAAgtctaaatagaaaatatattaaaaatagtttttaaataaattaaaaattaaacaaattcaataCCGAGTATATTTTACGACCCTTTTTGAGTTCATTAAAAAACGAAGAAGTTTTAAGATCACCAATCAGCCAGTGTCCTGGAGGTGCAAAAGATCTACGACAATCTCTGCGATAAAGAACCATTAGAAGAGTTCGGCAAGATCGAAACAAGCTATAAGATGAAGAAGCTGTATCTTGAATATCTAAGAtatccaaacatttttttttattaaatacacatttgttaaaagtaaaaataaaattaatatcttacTAAATAAATTCTGAGATATTcctttataaagaaatatattcaaaaaactaGACATTAAAATGTAGTCACGCATAACAAATGGTTTCTGTTGCTCATACATTTCTATATCATCaagaatactaaaataaataataaatatttatttttttttaattatgaataaattattatctatataaattcttACTAACGTTATGTAATGTGACATACTATCACAGAATAGTTGTAACATGCGCAATTCACCTGAATTGCAATTTTTATCACATTCTAGAATATCCAACAAATTCTTCAGACCACAATGAGAATCTAAAAACGCCAAAAACCTCCACAATAAATACAATGTGTCTTCATGATAACATAAacctaaaatgataaaatagttattaatttaaatttctaaatatttatttaacaatatgtaTACCAGTTATTATATCTAGTCTAAGTTGTGTGATTGTCTTAAGACATGTAAAGTATAAGTTGCAAGCAGCAACTACCTTTGTACCATGAATCCCAGTAAGCTTATAACTTGATTGATTAGTGCTGGATAGTCTCAAATCAAATGCCTttctataatgaataataataattatttaatgttttttatgtgataattttaatgacaaaaaaCTAACTTAATTATTGCTATTGGATTATTTGTTTTAGGCGGAGGTGATGGTACTAGTTGATTTTCAGGTATTTGTTCTAAAGCATTAATCAGATGACATCGAAGTAACTTGGAACATAAAGTTCCACACCATAAtggaattaattgatttttcaaaGGTGGTATATTTGGAGAacattgacaatttaaatttgctGTAAACCAACCAAGTTCTGGATGCCAAACACTAGATACGTTTGAatgttttttaacaacattaACTCTAATGGTGtccaaaaatgttgttaaaccaacctgaaaataaaaattatcttagggtttaatgattaaaaagtactaaaaatggtttaacaaatttgatagaaaattgtattaataatcagagggaagcttaaaaaaaatgattgatgtACTTAAAgtggttgaatttttttttttataatataaacaactataatttgtttttgtttttaatatttttatctgcttcttaatgatttataagtttAGTTAAAACAaacttcaaattttcaaatggttacaataattaatattatttgtaaaaattaatgttaaatatttatatagtattttacataactgatttaatatttaaaaatattctaatttaattcagttttttttttaaattattataatatcatagttgGTTTTGATGTTTACAttgttacataaattataaaacaatcatataaatacataagactagtttaataaaaatatattgtttgtaacttacaataaaaacagatgtagaattattttcaaattgatcTGTTTTGGCGCTTAATTCTGCTAAATGCACAATATTTGCAATTAATGACAAACACCAACTTGGATgtaaacaatgaaatatttcatcACATTGATTTTGATCATTTAATAACTGCATTATCTTCTCAAGTAGATTTACAGaattaaatgtttcaataatctaaaatatatttttgagtatcattatgatttttttagaaCTATAAGAATatgattgattattaaataaaacactaaaatactCACTTTAGATGAGAGAGATATCAAATACTCTACTAATAAGGGTATAgaataaatctttataataaataattgaaaaatatttgttgaaaagtTGCTCAGAACCAAACATCTCCAACAAATAGTCATTATAGCTGTCATAGCCAcaggttttaataaaattttgatgCCCAATAACCCAGTTATTAGCAAtgtctaaaaaattaatttggtaataaatttggtaataaatttgtaagttaaaatatttttttatttgaatacctGCATAgtgttaaacacatttttattcaataagtGTGCTATCAAGTTTTCTGTTAAACGCTCCAATCCAGGTTTTAATCCTTGCAAAGAATTATTAGAATGTATAGCACACCATCTTGAAGTTGATGTAAAAGATACAATCATATGAAGTAAAGTGTGTAAAAAAGAAGAATCATCTAATGATTTTGGCTGAAGTTTAGTGAGATAACTAAGACAAATAGACAGAATTTCTTTGACATGACTTATCCAGTTAACTGCATGCTCACTAATTAAAGCTACTGATATGTAGCTACGTTTGATTGTATCACATTCTAGACTAAGAATTATATAcctagaacattaaaaaaaggaaaacacaataaaactacAGATCAGTTAATAActgcatacaatattatgagaTGTTGATATTTAAGTAAAACTTGAAGCAAATTAGGATttagaatatatacatatttttaaataggttataCAATTTTGGAAAGAAATATGAAACACAtgaatcaaattttataaattactatatgtaTCTAACCTGCAAAGTTTTTCAAATCTTTGTCTATCTTGCTTTTCATCccaataagttaaaaattttttcaCAGATAAATAAACAGTAATAGCAGGTTTCAAATCATTGATATTCTCAAACGTTTCATCAAATTGTTgcctataaacatataaaaaacaaatacctaataatagtttattttcatataaaaataagccAATACTAAAACTAACAATACTAAGTTTCGAGTGCGTTTGCGAACTA
This genomic window contains:
- the LOC132921784 gene encoding ubiquitin-protein ligase E3B yields the protein MMFGDSKTQFIEQTRAARIERANDRKREQSVILVQSLVRGWLVRKRTRNLVLQQFDETFENINDLKPAITVYLSVKKFLTYWDEKQDRQRFEKLCRYIILSLECDTIKRSYISVALISEHAVNWISHVKEILSICLSYLTKLQPKSLDDSSFLHTLLHMIVSFTSTSRWCAIHSNNSLQGLKPGLERLTENLIAHLLNKNVFNTMQTLLITGLLGIKILLKPVAMTAIMTICWRCLVLSNFSTNIFQLFIIKIYSIPLLVEYLISLSSKIIETFNSVNLLEKIMQLLNDQNQCDEIFHCLHPSWCLSLIANIVHLAELSAKTDQFENNSTSVFIVGLTTFLDTIRVNVVKKHSNVSSVWHPELGWFTANLNCQCSPNIPPLKNQLIPLWCGTLCSKLLRCHLINALEQIPENQLVPSPPPKTNNPIAIIKKAFDLRLSSTNQSSYKLTGIHGTKVVAACNLYFTCLKTITQLRLDIITGLCYHEDTLYLLWRFLAFLDSHCGLKNLLDILECDKNCNSGELRMLQLFCDSMSHYITILDDIEMYEQQKPFVMRDYILMSSFLNIFLYKGISQNLFNIQDTASSSYSLFRSCRTLLMVLYRRDCRRSFAPPGHWLIGDLKTSSFFNELKKGRKIYSTLIQEIPHIVSHETRVRLFRKYVSREKFALGVHELHDNDNFMPPIITIRRNRIIEDGYTYISELSLKRFKGVIRVKFINEQGLDEAGIDQDGVFKEFLEETIKRVFDPSLNLFRTTDEQRLYPSPSSHIQENHLNLFEFVGRILGKAVYEGIVVEVPFASFFLSQLLGQTQELLYSSMDELPSLDNDLYRNLTSVKHYEGDVSELDLTFSVVDNHLGQLTTHDLIPGGRVISVTNQNKINYVHLMAHYVMHTQIKAQTAAFIKGFKYVINPEWLSLFSTPELQKLISGDNAPIDLLDLRRTTQYYGGFHDSHRVILWLWEVLQKDFTEKERSLFLKFVTSCSKPPLLGFAYLEPPFSIRCVQVADDEDFGDTLVSVIRGFFTIRKKDPNLRLPSASTCFNLLKLPNYQKKSILRDKLRYAISSNTGFELS